The sequence below is a genomic window from Lodderomyces elongisporus chromosome 2, complete sequence.
TTGGTCGAAAACATCCACCAATAATCGTGCCTCCTTCTTTACGAGGCATCATGTACAACATTTCATCGTCCAAGCCTGGGAATCCTTCTACGGAGATCATTGCTTTGACATTATTCTTCACAAGCAATACTTGCCCTTTGACGGGAAAATTAAACTTTTTATCATTTACTCCTTTTAGCGTCGATGCACGTAATCCGGCAGCATTGATGACATAATCAGCTTTCTTGCCAGTGGCGGTAAAGTTTCGTGCCTCTTCAATATTGGAAATTAATGGGCATTTGGCAATAACATTGCCCAAttccttgttttgttgtacCAAGTACTTGAGATATGTAGGCACGGAAATGACTACACCTTTGAAGCTCGTAGTGAATGATATATCGGGCTTATTATAGTTCAGGTCGATTATTTGAAAGTCTTCAACAAATGTTCTGTACCATGGAAGAAACTGTTGGAAATCACCCTTGGCTTGACTTACTGCGTGGTCAGTGTAATATGAGATTGTGTCAACAGTCCATATTCCAGCCCTGGGGTCATTTGCGGCAAGCTGCATAAACTTTTTGTAGGCTGGTTTATCAATATTCTGCAATCTTTTGTCTTGAGTCGTGGCGAATGATTGCCAATTGGCACCAGCATAAGGCGAAGTATATGAAAAAGGGTCGATGTGGCCTGGAAGATGATGGCCCACTACCGTGATTTGTAGTTTGGGGTCGGCTTTTTTTAACTCAATCGCGGTGGTGAGGCCCACCACTCCTGCACCAAGAACAACAATCTGTGTCATGATTGTGATGAATTGACTGACtatttgtatgtgtattcttatttgtatatataccaaaatatataaaccTATGATATCTCTAATCTCAGTTTCTTTTACGCGAGCCGTTGTcgtttttttgctttcaattttttttatttatttttgatgtatattttttgaCGTAGTAAAATTGTGCACTATACTGATGCAAAACTCTTGGTGTTGTGGGGCGTAAGGAGAAAGGAATAGAAGGAGGGGAGAAGGGAGAAGGGAGAAGGGAGAAGGGAGAAGGGAGAAGGGAGAACCGCGGGAAACTCATGGGGAAACTTATGGGGAAAAAGGTGGGGATCCGAGGTGTGCA
It includes:
- the DAO1 gene encoding D-amino acid oxidase; the protein is MTQIVVLGAGVVGLTTAIELKKADPKLQITVVGHHLPGHIDPFSYTSPYAGANWQSFATTQDKRLQNIDKPAYKKFMQLAANDPRAGIWTVDTISYYTDHAVSQAKGDFQQFLPWYRTFVEDFQIIDSNYNKPDISFTTSFKGVVISVPTYLKYLVQQNKELGNVIAKCPLISNIEEARNFTATGKKADYVINAAGLRASTLKGVNDKKFNFPVKGQVLLVKNNVKAMISVEGFPGLDDEMLYMMPRKEGGTIIGGCFRPNDKDPKEDKELTSRLLKRAIKYAPEIIDPNYKNNPTTIEIKQVSVGFRPFREDGPRVELDTSKKWLIHEYGAGGGGYQGSFGLAQEVVKIVKQELQKGQPRL